Proteins from one Ahaetulla prasina isolate Xishuangbanna chromosome 2, ASM2864084v1, whole genome shotgun sequence genomic window:
- the SLC16A3 gene encoding monocarboxylate transporter 4 translates to MGAVAIDDSPSGVKAPDGGWGWAVLFGCFVITGFSYAFPKAMSVFFKELIREFHVGYSDTAWISSILLAMLYGTGPLCSVCVNRFGCRPVMLTGGFFASAGMIIASFSTNIIQIYLSAGVITGLGLALNFQPSLIMLNRYFSKRRPLANGLAAAGSPVFLCALSPLGQVLQHQYGWRGGFLILGGLLLNCCVCGALMRPLEGPKNQEALKPTEERKKKLLDFTVFKDTGFVIYTVAASIMVLGLFVPPVFVVSYAKDLKYEDTKSAFLLTILGCVDIFARPLCGILAGLKWVRPRCVYFFSFAMFFNGFTDLMGSFSSDYGGLVVFCIFFGISYGMVGALQFEVLMAIVGTQKFSSAIGLVLLAEAVAVLVGPPSAGKLLDATHKYMYVFILAGTEVVTSSVVLTLGNVFCIKKPAETHQNHPEIEGLNQLPGESKVDSIEVERFLKDEKNGKVVTNPETCV, encoded by the exons ATGGGAGCTGTGGCGATCGATGACAGTCCATCTGGAGTTAAAGCCCCAGATGGTGGCTGGGGCTGGGCTGTACTCTTTGGGTGCTTTGTCATCACTGGATTCTCCTACGCCTTTCCGAAGGCCATGAGTGTCTTCTTCAAGGAACTTATCCGGGAGTTTCATGTTGGATATAGTGACACAGCATGGATTTCCTCTATTTTGTTGGCTATGCTTTATGGAACAG GTCCCCTATGCAGTGTGTGCGTCAATCGGTTCGGCTGTCGTCCTGTAATGTTGACTGGAGGCTTCTTTGCCTCAGCTGGGATGATCATTGCTTCCTTCTCCACTAATATCATTCAGATCTATCTTTCTGCTGGTGTCATTACTG gATTGGGCCTGGCCCTTAATTTCCAGCCATCCCTTATCATGCTGAATCGCTACTTTAGCAAAAGACGGCCTTTGGCCAATGGGTTGGCTGCAGCTGGAAGCCCTGTGTTCCTCTGTGCTCTTTCCCCCCTGGGGCAGGTACTGCAGCATCAATATGGATGGCGAGGGGGATTTCTCATCTTGGGGGgattgcttttgaactgctgtgtTTGTGGAGCTCTGATGAGACCTTTGGAAGGCCCCAAAAACCAGGAAGCTTTGAAACCAACTGAGGAACGCAAGAAAAAACTATTGGATTTCACCGTTTTCAAAGATACCGGCTTTGTCATCTATACAGTGGCTGCATCCATTATGGTACTAGGCTTATTTGTGCCTCCAGTTTTTGTAGTGAGTTATGCTAAGGATCTAAAGTATGAGGACACCAAATCCGCTTTTCTTCTGACAATTCTTGGCTGCGTGGATATTTTTGCTCGACCTCTTTGTGGAATACTGGCTGGGCTGAAGTGGGTTAGGCCCCGCTGTGTCTATTTCTTCAGTTTTGCTATGTTTTTTAATGGTTTCACTGATCTCATGGGCTCCTTTTCTTCCGATTATGGTGGCCTGGTGGTGTTCTGCATCTTCTTTGGCATTTCCTATGGAATGGTTGGTGCTCTTCAGTTTGAAGTTCTCATGGCTATTGTTGGTACCCAGAAGTTTTCAAGTGCCATTGGCTTAGTTCTTTTGGCTGAGGCAGTGGCTGTTCTAGTTGGCCCACCTTCAGCAG GCAAACTCCTGGATGCAACTCACAAGTacatgtatgtttttattttggctggtaCTGAAGTCGTTACCTCCTCTGTGGTGCTGACTTTAGGAAATGTCTTCTGCATCAAAAAACCTGCGGAAACACACCAAAATCATCCTGAAATAGAAGGGTTAAATCAACTACCGGGAGAATCCAAAGTGGACTCTATTGAAGTGGAACGTTTTTTGAAAGatgaaaaaaatgggaaagtTGTAACCAACCCAGAAACATGTGTGTGA